A DNA window from Primulina tabacum isolate GXHZ01 chromosome 12, ASM2559414v2, whole genome shotgun sequence contains the following coding sequences:
- the LOC142520735 gene encoding sugar transporter ERD6-like 6 yields the protein MSGRDDGEDGRGDLRKPFLHTGSWYRMGSRQSSLMGSSQAIRDNSVSLLACVLIVALGPIQTGFTCGYSSPTQSDITKDLKLTVSQFSLFGSLSNVGAMVGALASGQISEHIGRKGSLMVAAIPNIIGWLTISFSTDFSFLYMGRLLEGFGVGMISYTVPVYLVEIAPQNLRGALGSVNQLCVTIGVLLAYILGLFVHWRVLAVLGILPCLVLIPGLFFIPESPRWLAKVGMTEDFEASLQVLRGFDTDITLEVNEIKRSVASTSRRTAIRFADLKMRKLWLPLMIGIGLLILQQLTGMNGIIFYSATIFASAGISSSNVATVGVGAIQVIATGVSAWLVDRSGRRILLLVSSFGMIFSLILATVSFYIKDLISEDSALFGILGILSVIGVLLMVVFFSLGMGPIPWLMMSEILPAKIKGLGGSVATLANWFFCWVITMTAPLLLAWSTGGSFTIYTVMCIFTLAFVAIWVPETKGRTLEEIHSSFS from the exons ATGAGCGGGAGGGATGATGGAGAAGATGGGAGGGGGGACTTGAGGAAGCCATTTTTGCATACTGGGAGTTGGTATAGAATGGGTTCGAGGCAGTCTAGCTTGATGGGCTCTTCTCAGGCGATTAGGGACAATTCCGTCTCTCTGTTGGCTTGTGTCCTGATTGTGGCTTTGGGTCCTATCCAGACTGGTTTCACT TGTGGTTATTCTTCTCCAACACAGTCTGATATCACCAAAGATCTTAAGCTCACTGTCTCACAG TTCTCCTTATTTGGTTCATTATCGAATGTGGGTGCTATGGTCGGGGCACTAGCTAGCGGTCAAATTTCTGAGCACATAGGACGTAAAGGG TCTCTAATGGTCGCTGCCATACCTAATATCATCGGTTGGCTTACTATATCATTTTCCACG GACTTCTCATTTCTGTATATGGGAAGATTGTTGGAAGGATTCGGTGTGGGTATGATCTCTTACACG GTTCCCGTGTATCTCGTGGAAATAGCGCCACAAAATCTGAGAGGAGCACTTGGTTCCGTGAACCAG CTCTGTGTCACAATTGGAGTGTTGCTGGCGTATATACTCGGATTATTTGTTCATTGGAGAGTGCTTGCCGTTCTTG GAATACTGCCGTGCCTAGTGTTGATACCAGGCCTCTTTTTTATTCCAGAATCTCCTCGCTGGCTG GCTAAAGTGGGGATGACAGAGGATTTTGAAGCTTCTCTGCAAGTTCTTCGAGGATTTGATACTGATATTACACTTGAAGTAAATGAAATAAAG AGGTCTGTAGCTTCAACAAGCCGAAGAACAGCAATACGTTTCGCAGATctcaaaatgagaaaactttGGTTACCTCTGATG ATAGGAATTGGGTTGCTTATACTTCAACAGCTAACTGGGATGAATGGCATCATCTTCTATTCGGCAACTATTTTTGCATCAGCTG GTATCTCATCGAGCAATGTTGCAACGGTTGGTGTTGGCGCTATCCAG GTTATTGCTACTGGAGTTTCTGCATGGTTGGTGGACCGAAGTGGTCGTCGGATTCTACTTTTA GTCTCCTCCTTCGGAATGATCTTCAGTCTTATACTTGCTACGGTTTCGTTCTATATAAAG GATTTGATATCGGAGGATTCTGCTCTCTTTGGCATACTTGGAATCCTTTCAGTGATTGGAGTGTTG TTGATGGTTGTTTTCTTTTCACTTGGAATGGGTCCAATTCCATGGCTTATGATGTCCGAG ATTCTTCCTGCTAAAATCAAAGGACTTGGTGGAAGTGTAGCTACTTTAGCTAACTGGTTCTTTTGCTGGGTTATTACAATGACTGCACCTTTATTACTGGCTTGGAGCACTGGAG GAAGTTTCACCATTTACACGGTTATGTGCATCTTCACTTTGGCATTTGTGGCGATTTGGGTGCCGGAAACGAAAGGAAGAACATTAGAAGAAATCCATTCCTCTTTTAGCTAa